In Methylomonas sp. MK1, the following are encoded in one genomic region:
- a CDS encoding Uma2 family endonuclease translates to MALALKDRESHTYGDYLNWPDDVRYELVDGDAYLMSPAPDLPHQDVAGEIYRQAANALQNKTCRAFIAPVDVRLPKDQEADESIDTVVQPDVLVVCDGNKLDKRGVRGAPDWVVEVLSPSTAGHDQIKKRQLYERHGVREYWLVHPVDRVLTIYSLAEGEFGKPQLYQLEGETQVGILPEIVIRWDELAARLPTDY, encoded by the coding sequence ATGGCTTTGGCATTGAAAGATCGGGAATCCCACACTTACGGCGACTATCTAAACTGGCCGGACGACGTGCGTTACGAATTAGTAGACGGCGATGCTTATTTGATGTCACCCGCGCCGGATTTGCCGCATCAGGATGTGGCGGGGGAGATTTATCGTCAAGCAGCTAACGCGCTGCAAAACAAAACCTGTCGGGCATTTATCGCACCGGTCGACGTACGTTTACCCAAAGATCAGGAAGCCGACGAATCTATCGATACGGTCGTACAACCCGATGTGTTGGTGGTATGCGATGGCAATAAACTCGATAAACGTGGCGTACGCGGGGCTCCGGATTGGGTAGTCGAAGTATTATCTCCCTCCACCGCAGGTCATGACCAAATCAAAAAACGCCAGCTCTACGAGCGCCACGGGGTACGCGAATATTGGCTGGTTCATCCGGTGGATCGGGTGTTAACGATATACAGCTTGGCAGAGGGGGAGTTCGGCAAACCGCAACTTTACCAATTGGAAGGCGAAACCCAGGTTGGCATTTTGCCGGAAATTGTCATCCGTTGGGACGAACTGGCTGCGCGCTTGCCTACGGATTATTGA
- a CDS encoding TSCPD domain-containing protein, giving the protein MTLHKINKKIVGYKVLTKENLEAAAQAEAEVAKPSLEEMHENLARPEMLLGSTYKIKTPQSEHALYITINDIILNEGTVHQERRPYEIFINSKNMEHFQWVLALTRLISAVFRKGGDATFLVEEMKAVFDPQGGYFKKGGVFMPSLVAEIGHAIESHMKHIGMIKPDKLSDHHQQLLDEKRREFEAQHGASEGQAFPEKAVLCNKCSTKAMVLMDGCMTCLNCGESKCG; this is encoded by the coding sequence ATGACCCTACACAAAATCAACAAAAAAATCGTCGGCTACAAAGTGCTGACCAAAGAAAATCTGGAAGCAGCTGCGCAGGCGGAAGCCGAAGTGGCAAAACCTTCGCTGGAAGAAATGCACGAAAATCTGGCGCGCCCGGAGATGCTGCTGGGTTCCACCTATAAGATCAAAACCCCGCAGTCCGAGCACGCCCTGTACATCACCATCAACGACATCATCCTGAATGAGGGCACGGTGCATCAGGAGCGCCGGCCTTACGAAATCTTCATCAACTCCAAAAACATGGAGCATTTTCAATGGGTACTGGCGTTGACCCGTTTGATTTCGGCGGTGTTTCGTAAAGGCGGCGATGCCACCTTTTTGGTGGAAGAAATGAAGGCGGTATTCGATCCACAAGGCGGATATTTCAAAAAAGGCGGGGTCTTCATGCCGTCCCTGGTAGCGGAAATCGGCCACGCCATCGAATCGCATATGAAACACATCGGCATGATCAAGCCAGACAAGCTCAGCGATCATCATCAGCAATTACTGGACGAAAAGCGCCGGGAGTTTGAAGCCCAGCATGGTGCATCGGAAGGGCAGGCGTTTCCGGAGAAAGCTGTGTTGTGTAACAAGTGCAGCACCAAGGCGATGGTGTTGATGGATGGGTGTATGACTTGTTTGAATTGTGGGGAGAGTAAGTGCGGTTGA
- a CDS encoding DUF4410 domain-containing protein → MKIFSLILSAWLLTGCSTHHLNTGSSENVSSYGKDITVKVTGANADIVDKLTRYIQAALLTEGFNLVTEDNATHLDVAISDFDPGNAALRLTVGFGAGRGSLVYNAKYTKSGKVLVDYDGAERFTGLEIAPGTKYETFRNFGGEVTSTQILLEEASKHIVEQAINQK, encoded by the coding sequence GTGAAAATATTTTCTTTGATTCTATCGGCATGGCTTTTAACCGGGTGTTCAACGCATCATCTCAATACGGGTTCTTCTGAAAATGTGTCCAGTTATGGGAAAGATATTACGGTAAAAGTCACGGGCGCAAATGCGGATATTGTCGATAAACTTACCCGGTATATTCAGGCCGCTCTTTTAACCGAAGGGTTTAATCTAGTCACCGAAGACAATGCAACGCACTTGGATGTAGCAATTTCAGACTTTGATCCGGGTAATGCGGCATTACGTTTGACGGTGGGCTTTGGCGCCGGCCGAGGCTCGTTGGTTTACAACGCTAAATATACAAAAAGCGGTAAAGTGTTGGTTGATTACGATGGCGCCGAACGTTTTACCGGATTGGAAATCGCGCCCGGAACAAAGTACGAAACTTTCCGCAATTTTGGCGGCGAAGTAACGTCAACCCAGATTTTATTGGAAGAAGCTTCAAAGCATATTGTTGAACAGGCAATAAACCAGAAATAA
- a CDS encoding MFS transporter small subunit → MNNSETSKSSSPWLLAVFWLYVLIPLSWGVWSTLKKALALFG, encoded by the coding sequence ATGAATAACTCAGAAACCAGTAAATCTTCCAGCCCCTGGCTGTTGGCGGTATTTTGGCTTTATGTGCTGATTCCGCTTAGTTGGGGGGTGTGGTCTACGTTGAAAAAGGCCTTGGCTTTGTTCGGCTGA
- a CDS encoding TonB-dependent receptor, which yields MKKTKLQDFPVAQTGQLAGVAALLFSLHGIANAAEPSPTEDLKNSETTSKTKIARTANQSQTSDNATTLDTVTVAGTAPFNPPNQKPQLDTEAATGSRLGLTPRETPASITIIDRATFEKRGAQTTQEALEKAPGILVSSQPGSAGSVSMRGFTGAQITQLFNGITVQYDVVAARPIDSWITDRVEVLGGPSTFLYGQGAVGGSVNYVSKIAHRGLDEHHGLVSLGEYLNRRASYGFNGQLGNTDNWLQADISYLGSEGYIDNTEADSGVMSFSLLSDITSKLSHTIAFEHQMEDRDSYWGTPVLNPVVNGRIVPWGTEGLGPNEGQIDPGTRFKNYNASGSVFDQQVFWLRDIVDYQLSDNTQFKNTFYYYKADRQYLNVEGYDWNSTNTLITRNKSFAVNHDQALVGNRFEIVHSSNWFSLPSKVSAGVDIAYNKQTRAPSMESSSGTVSIVNPYNFSTGTYYDNPLATGPITNARNELYTVAGYAENRLTLVPDLNLITGVRVDDIRLDSKNLRTSFVAPTATNPAAFGRRWTAVTWRAALMYDITSTFNVYAQYSTAADPPSGILTTGTFAALQDFDLTTGRQAEVGTKFDFWDGKGSATLAGYYIERKNLSITDPTDRNRQLPIGAQSSGGVEANVGVQLNDQWSVQGNMAYVDAQYDKFLETVGTSTVSRKGNRPANVAKWVANAWLTWDFDADWQWNFGSRYVGDRFVDTANLIKTPAYAVFDTQLSWKFNPKATVTARVKNLSDEQHVEWGSGGSAPLFFVAAPRTFMMELKVDF from the coding sequence ATGAAAAAAACCAAGTTACAGGATTTTCCAGTTGCCCAAACCGGCCAACTAGCAGGCGTCGCCGCCTTGCTTTTTTCGCTGCACGGCATCGCTAACGCCGCCGAGCCATCGCCGACCGAGGATCTAAAAAACAGCGAGACAACCAGCAAAACCAAAATCGCCAGAACCGCCAACCAAAGCCAAACCAGCGACAATGCCACTACCCTGGATACGGTCACCGTCGCTGGAACGGCCCCATTTAATCCACCCAACCAAAAACCGCAACTGGATACCGAAGCCGCCACCGGCAGCCGCTTGGGCCTGACGCCTCGCGAGACGCCGGCTTCGATCACCATCATTGACCGGGCGACTTTCGAAAAACGCGGCGCTCAGACTACGCAGGAAGCCTTGGAAAAAGCTCCAGGCATACTCGTATCGTCGCAACCCGGCTCGGCCGGTTCTGTATCGATGCGCGGCTTTACCGGCGCGCAAATCACCCAGTTATTCAACGGTATCACCGTGCAATATGATGTCGTTGCCGCTCGGCCCATCGACAGCTGGATCACTGACCGGGTTGAGGTGTTGGGCGGACCGTCTACATTCTTATACGGTCAAGGCGCGGTAGGCGGCTCGGTCAACTACGTCAGCAAAATCGCGCATCGCGGCCTGGATGAACACCACGGCTTGGTCTCGCTGGGCGAATATTTAAACCGCAGAGCTTCCTATGGTTTTAACGGCCAGCTCGGCAATACGGATAACTGGCTACAAGCGGACATCAGTTACTTAGGTTCCGAGGGCTATATCGACAACACGGAAGCCGATTCCGGGGTGATGTCGTTTTCCTTGTTAAGCGACATTACGTCCAAACTGTCGCACACCATCGCCTTTGAGCACCAGATGGAGGATCGTGACTCTTACTGGGGTACGCCGGTACTTAATCCGGTGGTCAACGGCCGAATCGTACCCTGGGGCACTGAGGGATTGGGCCCCAACGAAGGGCAAATAGACCCCGGCACCCGCTTTAAAAACTATAACGCAAGTGGTTCGGTATTTGATCAGCAGGTGTTTTGGTTACGCGACATTGTCGATTATCAACTGTCCGATAACACGCAATTCAAAAACACCTTTTACTATTACAAAGCGGATCGCCAGTACTTAAACGTAGAAGGTTACGACTGGAACAGCACGAATACCCTGATTACCCGTAATAAATCGTTTGCGGTAAATCACGATCAGGCTCTGGTCGGCAACCGATTCGAAATCGTGCATAGCAGCAATTGGTTCAGCCTGCCTTCGAAAGTCTCGGCCGGGGTCGACATTGCCTACAACAAGCAAACCCGCGCACCCAGCATGGAAAGCTCGTCAGGCACCGTCAGCATCGTCAATCCATATAATTTCAGCACCGGCACCTACTACGACAACCCTTTAGCCACCGGGCCAATCACCAACGCCCGCAACGAGTTGTATACCGTCGCCGGCTATGCCGAAAACCGCCTGACCCTGGTGCCCGATCTGAATTTGATCACCGGCGTGCGGGTGGACGACATACGCTTGGATTCAAAGAATCTGCGCACGTCCTTTGTTGCACCAACCGCCACCAACCCCGCCGCTTTCGGCCGCCGCTGGACCGCTGTGACCTGGCGCGCAGCACTGATGTACGACATCACCTCCACCTTTAACGTCTACGCGCAATACAGCACCGCCGCCGATCCGCCATCCGGCATTTTGACCACCGGCACCTTCGCCGCGCTGCAAGACTTCGACCTCACAACGGGCCGGCAAGCGGAGGTGGGTACTAAATTCGACTTTTGGGACGGCAAAGGCTCGGCGACGCTGGCGGGCTACTACATCGAACGCAAAAACCTATCAATAACCGATCCGACGGACCGAAATCGGCAGTTACCAATAGGTGCACAGTCCTCTGGCGGTGTGGAGGCCAATGTCGGCGTACAACTCAACGATCAATGGAGCGTACAAGGCAACATGGCCTATGTCGATGCCCAGTACGACAAGTTCCTGGAAACCGTCGGTACCAGCACGGTGTCAAGAAAAGGCAATCGGCCGGCCAATGTCGCCAAATGGGTGGCCAACGCGTGGCTAACCTGGGATTTCGATGCCGATTGGCAATGGAATTTTGGATCGCGCTACGTCGGCGACCGCTTCGTCGATACCGCCAACCTGATCAAAACCCCGGCCTATGCGGTATTCGATACCCAACTGTCGTGGAAATTTAACCCAAAAGCCACCGTCACCGCGCGGGTTAAAAACCTGTCCGACGAGCAACACGTCGAATGGGGTAGCGGCGGTAGCGCCCCGTTATTCTTTGTCGCTGCACCGCGTACCTTCATGATGGAATTGAAAGTAGACTTTTAA
- a CDS encoding L-lactate MFS transporter: MSGFFSKQHSVAQPGYSRWLVPPAALSVHLCIGQAYAFSVFNDPLTRVIGVASSAPDDWKLTTLGWIFSLAIVFLGLSAAFGGKWLEKVGPRLTMFVAACCFGGGFLISALGVHLHEIWLIYLGYGVIGGIGLGLGYVSPVSTLIKWFPDRRGMATGMAIMGFGGGAMIGAPLSVLLMDQFKSAESVGVVQTFLVMGGLYFCSMLIGALTIRIPPPNWQPEGWTPPLVQNKMITDKHVHIDQALKTPQFYLLWLVLCLNVTAGIGVLGQASVMIQEMFKGSVTPASAAGFVGLLSLFNMGGRFFWSSASDFLGRKNTYFIFFAVGAGLYSTIPTMGMTGNMALFVLLYALIMSMYGGGFSTIPAYLADIFGTRFVGGIHGRLLTAWSTAGVLGPVLVNYIREYQINQGVAKADAYNVTMYIMAGLLVVGFIANLSIRPVHEKHHMKHGDFDELDGIYPADDADH, encoded by the coding sequence ATGTCGGGATTTTTTTCCAAACAACATAGCGTCGCGCAGCCCGGCTATAGCCGTTGGTTGGTACCTCCGGCGGCTTTGTCGGTGCATTTGTGCATCGGCCAAGCCTACGCATTCAGTGTGTTTAATGATCCGTTGACGCGAGTGATAGGTGTCGCTAGTTCCGCGCCGGACGATTGGAAGCTGACTACGCTGGGCTGGATCTTCAGTCTGGCGATTGTGTTTTTAGGTTTGTCGGCGGCGTTCGGCGGCAAATGGCTGGAAAAAGTCGGGCCACGCTTAACGATGTTCGTCGCGGCCTGTTGTTTTGGCGGCGGTTTTTTGATCTCTGCGCTGGGCGTGCACCTGCACGAAATCTGGTTGATTTATCTCGGTTACGGGGTAATCGGCGGGATTGGCCTAGGCCTGGGTTATGTGTCGCCGGTATCGACTTTGATCAAATGGTTTCCGGATCGGCGCGGTATGGCAACCGGCATGGCCATCATGGGTTTCGGCGGCGGCGCGATGATAGGCGCGCCCTTGTCGGTGCTGCTGATGGACCAGTTCAAATCGGCCGAATCGGTCGGGGTAGTGCAAACATTTTTGGTGATGGGCGGCCTGTATTTTTGTTCGATGCTGATAGGCGCATTGACCATCCGCATACCGCCGCCCAACTGGCAACCGGAAGGCTGGACACCGCCGTTGGTGCAAAACAAAATGATCACCGACAAGCATGTGCATATCGACCAAGCCCTGAAAACCCCGCAGTTTTATTTGTTGTGGCTGGTGTTGTGTCTGAACGTGACAGCCGGCATCGGTGTGTTGGGTCAAGCCTCGGTGATGATACAAGAGATGTTTAAAGGCTCGGTAACGCCGGCTTCGGCGGCCGGTTTCGTCGGTTTGCTGAGCTTGTTTAATATGGGTGGGCGGTTTTTCTGGTCGTCGGCTTCGGATTTTCTCGGCCGTAAAAATACTTACTTTATTTTCTTCGCAGTGGGCGCTGGCTTGTATTCCACGATACCTACCATGGGTATGACCGGCAATATGGCGCTGTTCGTGCTGTTGTACGCCTTGATTATGAGTATGTACGGCGGCGGTTTTTCCACAATTCCGGCTTATCTGGCGGATATTTTCGGCACCCGTTTCGTTGGCGGCATACACGGCCGCTTGCTGACGGCCTGGTCCACTGCCGGGGTGTTGGGACCGGTGTTGGTCAATTACATCCGCGAATATCAAATAAACCAGGGCGTAGCAAAGGCCGATGCCTACAACGTCACCATGTACATCATGGCCGGATTATTGGTGGTGGGTTTTATTGCCAATCTGTCGATACGGCCGGTACACGAGAAACATCACATGAAACACGGCGATTTCGACGAGCTGGACGGTATTTATCCGGCCGATGACGCCGATCATTAA
- a CDS encoding arylamine N-acetyltransferase family protein, with translation MSFDFNAYLSRIGIAKPEATLAGLSQLQQAQLSAIPFENINPLLGLIPDLETAALMKKIVANRRGGYCFELNGLFGQALDELGFTYQPIMARVRMGRNEGGPRLHLAFIVEAEGDSWLVDAGFGGPSHYRPLRLNTEQAQSQDGNQFRLRHETASGETVLERLQNGEWFALYSFDRAKVQRCDLDAANLVCTTWDQSLLAQNLLICRNTAEGWVQLFNTNFSRYQAGDQISHTIENRAHLSDLLSEQFGIELDYQQLHPLAERLTLK, from the coding sequence ATGAGTTTCGACTTTAACGCTTACCTAAGCCGCATCGGCATAGCCAAACCGGAGGCCACCCTCGCCGGCCTAAGCCAATTACAGCAAGCGCAACTGAGCGCTATTCCGTTTGAAAACATCAATCCGCTGCTGGGCTTGATACCTGATTTGGAAACAGCGGCGTTGATGAAAAAGATCGTCGCCAACCGACGCGGCGGTTACTGTTTCGAATTGAACGGATTATTTGGACAGGCGCTGGATGAGTTGGGATTCACTTATCAGCCGATTATGGCCAGAGTGCGGATGGGGCGTAATGAAGGTGGACCGCGCCTGCATTTAGCGTTTATCGTGGAAGCTGAAGGCGACTCTTGGCTGGTCGATGCCGGCTTCGGCGGGCCCAGCCATTATCGGCCACTACGCCTGAATACCGAGCAGGCGCAAAGCCAGGACGGTAATCAGTTTCGGTTGCGCCATGAAACGGCATCGGGAGAAACCGTGCTAGAGCGACTGCAAAACGGTGAGTGGTTCGCGTTATATAGTTTCGACCGCGCTAAGGTACAACGCTGCGACCTGGACGCGGCTAACTTGGTGTGCACAACCTGGGATCAATCACTACTGGCACAAAATCTGTTGATCTGCCGCAATACCGCCGAGGGCTGGGTGCAATTATTTAATACCAATTTTTCGCGATACCAAGCGGGTGATCAAATCAGTCATACAATCGAAAACCGGGCGCATCTAAGCGATTTGCTGAGCGAACAGTTTGGTATCGAACTTGATTATCAGCAGTTGCACCCGCTCGCAGAACGGTTAACTTTAAAGTAG
- a CDS encoding PepSY domain-containing protein produces the protein MLTRFKRYLYLSHRWLGIVLCLFMAMWFVSGVVMMYIGYPKLTPQERLSGLPGLAEERCRISLAQALAATDQPKSPDSVRLTSVAGVPRYVFAYGKKQIAVDAETGNRIDQVTPAQALASAGNFLATASGHYLDSINEDAWTHSKALDEHRPLHRVQMDDEQATLLYISNTTGEVVRDANQNERIWNWLGAWIHWLYPFRGGALDNYAADIIIYTALAGSILSLFGIAVGLLRWRFKGRYKHGTKTPYRNGWMRWHHLLGLGFGVIAFTWILSGLFSMNPWKIFDSTAAKPSMQAYMGGEISPQYFPLSVPEALARFQETGFQVREIEWRLLNGHGYYIGFDALGRSRIQTAQANGLVFEKFGWPELQNAAERLMDQSKITQQSVLNEYDFYYYSRAAHTMTGHIEKRLPILRLEFADSDSTWLHLDPYTGNFSKLDAGRRVSRWLFAFLHSWDWLPLLNNRPIWDILLIVFSTGGLLISASGIIIGWQRVKRKLSTP, from the coding sequence ATGCTCACCAGGTTCAAGCGCTATCTATACCTGAGCCATCGCTGGCTGGGTATAGTGCTATGCCTGTTTATGGCGATGTGGTTCGTGTCCGGGGTAGTGATGATGTATATCGGCTACCCCAAACTAACGCCGCAAGAAAGGCTGAGCGGCTTACCTGGCTTGGCCGAGGAGCGCTGCCGCATCAGCCTGGCGCAAGCACTGGCCGCTACTGATCAACCTAAAAGCCCCGATAGCGTGCGCTTGACCAGCGTGGCCGGCGTACCGCGTTATGTGTTTGCTTACGGCAAAAAGCAAATTGCCGTCGATGCCGAAACCGGGAACCGTATCGATCAAGTCACGCCGGCTCAGGCGTTGGCATCAGCCGGGAATTTTCTGGCAACAGCCAGCGGCCATTATCTGGACAGCATCAATGAAGACGCCTGGACGCATTCCAAAGCACTGGACGAACATCGCCCGCTACACCGAGTGCAAATGGACGACGAGCAAGCCACGCTGCTTTATATTTCCAACACTACCGGCGAAGTCGTACGCGACGCCAATCAAAACGAACGCATCTGGAACTGGCTGGGCGCCTGGATTCATTGGTTGTACCCGTTTCGCGGCGGCGCACTGGATAATTACGCTGCCGACATCATCATTTACACCGCGCTGGCCGGTTCGATATTGAGCCTGTTCGGCATCGCGGTTGGCCTACTGCGCTGGCGGTTTAAAGGCCGGTACAAGCACGGCACGAAAACCCCATACCGCAACGGCTGGATGCGTTGGCATCACTTGCTGGGATTGGGCTTTGGCGTAATCGCTTTCACCTGGATACTCAGCGGCTTATTTTCGATGAACCCGTGGAAAATATTCGATTCCACCGCTGCAAAACCTAGCATGCAAGCCTACATGGGCGGAGAAATTTCGCCACAATATTTCCCATTATCCGTGCCGGAGGCTTTGGCTCGCTTCCAAGAGACAGGATTTCAAGTACGAGAAATCGAATGGCGCTTACTGAACGGTCATGGATATTACATCGGCTTTGACGCCCTAGGCCGCAGCCGTATCCAGACGGCACAGGCTAATGGCCTGGTTTTCGAAAAATTCGGCTGGCCGGAACTGCAAAATGCGGCGGAACGGCTAATGGATCAGAGCAAAATCACCCAGCAAAGCGTGTTAAACGAATACGACTTTTACTACTACAGCCGCGCTGCGCATACCATGACCGGGCACATCGAAAAACGTTTGCCTATCCTGCGTCTGGAATTCGCCGACTCCGACAGCACTTGGCTGCATCTCGATCCCTACACCGGTAACTTCAGCAAACTCGATGCCGGTAGACGCGTCAGCCGCTGGCTGTTTGCTTTTTTGCATAGTTGGGACTGGCTGCCATTACTAAACAATCGGCCAATCTGGGATATTTTGTTGATAGTGTTTAGCACCGGCGGTTTGTTGATTAGCGCAAGCGGCATCATCATCGGCTGGCAGCGCGTGAAGCGAAAGCTGTCTACTCCTTAA
- a CDS encoding adenosylcobalamin-dependent ribonucleoside-diphosphate reductase: MTAKLHVVTQDTTEIPLQSASLDIWDSKYRLKTKDGKAIDETIDDTYKRVAKALSSVEKTKALQEKHYKEFLWALRKGVIPAGRIVSNAGALEHKPATSTINCTVSGIIEDSMDDILHKVHEAGLTLKAGCGIGYEFSTLRPRDAYVSGAGAYTSGPLSFMDIYDKMCFTVSSAGGRRGAQMATFDVAHPDVVDFIRAKREDGRLRQFNLSLLITSEFVEAVKNNGQWPLSFPVTEREANVDKLNLTDTDKIVWRDLPNKKGYVVNEAGLVACRITKVMPARRLWDIIMSSTYDYAEPGFILIDKVNEMNNNWFCEHIRATNPCGEQPLPPYGSCLLGSINLTRFIDKPFTKEARFDWEGYRKTIRIFTRMLDNVVEINGLPLEKQREEIVGKRRHGMGYLGLGSTITILGMKYGDEESLEFTEQVTKELALEGWKAGLELAKEKGPAPIMDQLFTVTGEMLHKRPEMQADGYKLGDQVPGRVLHAKYSRYMQKVAQELPELVAELAEVGCRFTHHSSIAPTGTISLSLANNASNGIEPSFAHHYSRNVIREGKKSKEKIDVFSFELLAYRHLVNPEAMPYSEDPNQQLPAYFIAADDVTPKQHVDIQAAAQRWIDSSISKTANVPTDYPYEDFKSIYEYAYDQGLKGCTTFRFNPEVFQGVLVKESDLENTTYQFTLEDGHVVEFKGNEDVEYDGEIHTAANLFDALKEGYYGKF; this comes from the coding sequence ATGACCGCAAAACTTCATGTTGTGACGCAAGACACCACCGAAATCCCGCTACAAAGTGCTTCCCTGGATATTTGGGACAGTAAATACCGCTTAAAAACCAAGGACGGCAAAGCGATTGACGAAACCATTGACGATACCTACAAGCGCGTCGCCAAAGCCCTGTCTAGCGTGGAGAAAACCAAGGCGCTGCAAGAAAAACACTACAAAGAATTTCTGTGGGCCTTGCGTAAAGGCGTTATTCCGGCAGGCCGCATCGTCTCCAACGCCGGCGCGCTGGAACACAAACCGGCTACCTCCACCATCAATTGCACCGTGTCCGGCATCATCGAAGATTCGATGGACGACATTCTGCACAAGGTCCACGAAGCCGGTCTGACCTTGAAAGCCGGCTGCGGTATAGGCTATGAATTTTCTACGTTAAGACCCCGCGATGCATATGTGTCCGGTGCCGGTGCGTACACCTCCGGTCCGCTGTCGTTTATGGATATTTACGACAAGATGTGTTTTACCGTATCGTCCGCTGGTGGCCGCCGTGGTGCGCAAATGGCCACCTTCGACGTAGCACATCCTGACGTGGTGGACTTTATTCGCGCCAAACGCGAAGACGGCCGCTTGCGCCAGTTCAACTTGTCGCTGCTGATTACCAGCGAATTCGTCGAAGCCGTTAAAAACAACGGTCAATGGCCGCTGTCCTTTCCGGTTACCGAGCGCGAAGCCAATGTCGATAAACTGAATCTGACCGATACCGACAAAATCGTCTGGCGTGATCTGCCCAATAAAAAAGGTTATGTGGTCAACGAGGCCGGCCTGGTGGCGTGCCGCATTACCAAAGTCATGCCGGCCCGCCGTTTGTGGGACATCATTATGTCCTCCACTTACGACTATGCCGAACCAGGATTTATCTTGATCGACAAGGTCAACGAAATGAACAATAACTGGTTTTGCGAGCACATCCGCGCTACCAACCCCTGCGGCGAACAACCGCTGCCTCCTTACGGCAGTTGCCTGTTGGGCTCGATCAACCTGACCCGTTTCATCGACAAACCCTTCACCAAAGAGGCCCGCTTCGATTGGGAAGGCTACCGCAAAACCATCCGCATCTTTACCCGCATGCTGGATAACGTGGTCGAGATCAACGGCTTGCCGCTGGAAAAACAACGTGAAGAAATCGTCGGCAAACGCCGCCACGGCATGGGCTATTTGGGCTTGGGTTCTACTATTACCATCCTGGGTATGAAATACGGCGATGAAGAATCGCTGGAATTTACCGAACAAGTCACCAAAGAGTTGGCTCTCGAAGGCTGGAAAGCCGGCCTGGAACTGGCGAAAGAAAAAGGCCCGGCACCTATCATGGACCAGCTATTCACCGTCACCGGCGAAATGCTGCACAAACGCCCGGAAATGCAAGCCGACGGCTACAAACTGGGTGACCAAGTCCCAGGGCGTGTATTGCACGCTAAATACAGTCGCTACATGCAAAAAGTCGCGCAGGAACTGCCGGAATTGGTCGCGGAACTGGCGGAAGTGGGCTGCCGTTTTACCCACCATAGCTCGATTGCGCCCACCGGCACTATCTCGCTGTCCTTGGCGAATAACGCCAGCAATGGCATCGAGCCCAGCTTTGCGCATCATTATTCACGTAACGTGATCCGCGAAGGCAAAAAATCCAAAGAAAAAATCGACGTATTTTCCTTTGAATTGCTGGCCTACCGCCATCTGGTCAACCCGGAGGCGATGCCGTATAGCGAAGACCCAAACCAACAATTACCGGCTTATTTTATTGCCGCCGACGACGTCACGCCGAAACAGCATGTGGATATTCAGGCCGCCGCGCAGCGTTGGATCGATTCCTCGATCTCTAAAACCGCCAACGTGCCGACCGATTATCCGTACGAAGACTTCAAGTCCATCTACGAATACGCCTACGATCAAGGTTTGAAAGGCTGCACCACTTTCCGTTTCAACCCGGAAGTGTTCCAAGGCGTGTTGGTGAAAGAATCCGATTTGGAAAACACCACCTACCAATTCACCCTGGAAGACGGCCATGTGGTGGAATTTAAAGGTAACGAAGATGTGGAATATGACGGCGAGATTCACACCGCAGCGAACTTGTTCGATGCCTTGAAAGAAGGCTATTACGGCAAGTTTTGA